The sequence below is a genomic window from Echeneis naucrates chromosome 13, fEcheNa1.1, whole genome shotgun sequence.
TGCTACAAGCATGCAAGCCCTCAGTTTTATGATAAATACTGCAATTCATAAATCAGTGTTTTCCTAAGTAAGAAAGTATGGGGCCAGGGAGGATGCAGAGCTGTACAGCATTTCAGCGTCACTTTGAAAACAACAGAAGGGTCAtgatctgagtgtgtgtgttgactaGAGCTAAAGAGGAGGCCTCAGGTCAGGGTGAGACCACCAAGGAGAGAgaatgagctgtgtgtgtgtcgaatGGATGAGCTCTGCTAGGAGGAGGTTAAGTACGATCTGTGCTTCTATTTTTAGATGTTCATACAATTATAGGTAGACCGCTTATAGCTTTGGTACAGACTAGATGGTTATTTTCAgctgtggtttttcttctcttcccctcGGACTAATACAATGTTGGCAATGCCATGCAGcttaaaatgttgtttgtttgtttttttaagtatcATGTTCATTATGAGACTGCTTATTAATTAGGTCTTGGTTGCCTTTTTTTAAGTCCACTGCAGAATGTTTTTGATCAAACATTGAGCAATTAAATAAACCTGACAGCTGCTATTAGTCAAATTTTAAAGGCTACAAGTTGTTCATTGAGCAATTATGGACAAGAATGTTCAGTTAATAGTACAACATGGGAGTTCTTTTTGTGTGATTAAAGTCCCTCAAATATCACAAACATTATCTATATCATGATCTGCCTTAGTTTGAACATTGTAACGTGACTACAGACCTTAAGCCACATCTGCACAACTTCAAAGAGTTGGCAGTGTAATGGGCTTAACATGACTAATGTAAAAACTATTATTAACCTGCCAGCTGTTGTGACAACAGCCCTTGATGTTTGTTTGAACATATGTACTTTACAGACCTATTTGTTCACTGGTAGACACTCAaatatttttgacttttctcAAACAAAAGTGGGGGTTTCTCAGCCGTGAAGGAACATTGTTAATACTGATTCATGTCTGCCATCTAGTGGCTAAAACATGCTCTGCATGCAGGCTTAAACCAGGGAACACTTtggatcaaaatatttttaattaatagaTAATTAATTCACACTGAAAATGACAAGTGGTGTTCTTGCATGATcatatcatccatccattattcCATCTCCAAGTCATCTAGCTCCAAGGTGCTGTCTCTCTTGACCCAAGGCAAAGGCAAGGGCACATAGGGGTCGTACGTCCAACGAGGATACACTCTCTTGTACAAATTCATCAGGACAGTGTCTTGAGAGCGCAGCTGATTGTCAAATACACACTTCATGTGACCATGTGTtcctgaaaaaaatgaaaacaaggtGGTCAGAATTCAGTATAAAATAGGAATCAGATGGAAAGAAGCGATTGACAGCAAAATTTTTTTTACCTAAGGCCTCTTTGATGTGGCCTCTACGACCCCACTTTGTTCGCAGCTCCACTGGTTTAAACCACATGATATCCTCTGCCACAGAGTCAAAGGAGCAGTAAAGCATGAATTAAAGCCACAGACATCATCCATGATGCAATATTATGCAGTCATTACTTGACAACATCCTCTCACCCCTGTTAAAGAACATGTAACGGACAACCGCAGAGCGCCTGTTAATTTTGAACGGGTGTCCGCTCAGTACGATCCTCTTCAGTACAACACGCTGAGGGTCACAGCTGAGCAAGCTGCCTATCGCAACCAGGTCCTGGATGCCTCGAGAGAAATTGCAACAACAATGCAAGCTTAAATACCAGAACAGATTTAAATTTAGCAAgtaatttgatttgaagtctCGATGTTTAAAAGCAAGGCAGCCAGATCACGAATGAAATTACTCTAGTACTTAATTTCATGTATAAGCAAGACTTTTTATCTTACCATTATTCCTTTGTTTGAAAAGCAGGACTCCTGCAGGGGAGAAGGTGATAGGAGCGTACACGGACACCACAGTGGGGGCATCTGGCTGGAGGAAGCGCTCCATCTTATGCTTGTCAGCTGAAGAAAGCAGAGCTGACTTCAGTGATCAGGTATTCATTTACAAATGTATATCTAGCAGCTAAATCAGTTTCAGACCTTCACATCCACTATAATTCTGCTAATATATTTAACCGAAGACCAGGCCTTTTAATGCACTGATGATGAGTCAGAATTGAAGGTTTATGGTTAGGTTGTGTTTGCTCAGATTACAAATTCTACCTGAGGTGTGCTGGGAGAAAATAGGTGAGGCCCTGAACCTCCTAAATCCACAGTGGAATATCAGCTCCTCTTTCGACTTGATTGGCTCTGTGTTGCTGGGATGTCTCCTCACCAAGACATGCATCACTGACATCTGTGGCCATGAAGTCAATCACAGTGAAACTGTCAGTGTGACTTTGTTTCAAATGGGCAATTACAAAACCTGACAACAAAGGCTTTCAGCTGTCAGAGCTGTAATTCATACCTTCTGCTCATGGGGCAAGAGGGACACCAACACCAAAGGTTTGCCTGAATGAACACTCTCCATCACAGAAAAAGGCACGTCAATGATGTGCAGTGTGACATACCAGCCCACCTgaaatcagagcagcagcagagtcagttaaatctaaaaatctgacaaaaatgGATTCAATATGAAGAAAGTCACTTTTTTACCATGGCTCCTTCTtcctcagctgcagcctcagctaGTACACGGTGGCGAGTGCGTTCATAGCTCTGAAACTGGAAGATGCGCGAGTAGTTGAGTGGCAAGTTCTCCATGGGGTCCCAGGGTGACGAGCGAAAGCTTTTGAGGCCTCTATAGCGTTGAAACCTAGGCGCAGAGGATTAAATGTAGCAAAATGTTAACTTGGAATTTATTTTCCCTCAAACTAGAACTCCCAATGCTTGTGAATGTATTACTCAAATTCTGTAGAAGAAGCAGAACTCACCTCATTCTCGCTGCCGCATCGAGCGGGGTGTCCACCTCATCTGGAAACATTTCATTGGCTCGAGCCTCACGATAGCGTTTTAggccttcttcttctgcagcttcATCCATGCATTCATCATAGCGCTGATCTGCACCAGCTCGCTCTGTACAGCacacctcttcttcctcctctttctcatcttcctcctcttcaccacaACATGAACCAAGGTCCTGAAGAGGGACGCCACAAATCTTTTTTAATATACTGTAGTTTTGGTGCCTTTGGACCGAAGAGGcctcaaaaggaaaaataattcaTCACTGCAGAGTCTTATGTTTTAAGTGTCCATACCAGGAAATTATAAGTAGCTAAGTATTAATATTCTTGAAAGATTTTCTTTAAGGAGCACAAAATTAACAGTAAACTCTCAGTTTGGCCAATGGTTCATGTTGTCAAGAATTTCAATACCTTAATAATTTCCTCCCTACCTGCAGGGGTTTCTGGCCTCACAGATAGGTTCTCTCTGTCCACAATGTAGATTTTAAACACATTGGGAACATATTCCAATTAGAGAGATACTAAGTATAGAAACACAAATTGTATCAAAGCCAAACATAATAAGGAACGGCCTACATGCTAATTGTGGGAATTCTTAGTTTGCATATATTTAAATCCTGGGCTGTTGCCAGTGTTGTAAACCACTGCTTCCATCATCCCCAGACATCCATGATCAAAATATCTATAAATTCAGCTTCTATGGGAAATGAATTTGTATAAGGATGTGAATCATCAAAGACATGCAGTGCAGTGCTCCCTTCATTGCAAATTAAAGGAGGAGTCAGATGCATCATGGGGAAGCAATCAGCATGGGGTTGATTCACAGCCTACCCAACATCCCTGCTgcagtaataataatcattatcaTTTGAAGTACCCTTTTCCCTATTGTTACTGCTCCACGTAATATGCATTCCTGTACTCCAACCTTGACATCAAACAAGTGCTAATAACAATTACAGATCGTAATAAAACCATTGCATAAGGAGAGTTCTTTTCAAGCAgcaatggaaataaataaatgctctgCCCCTCCCTTCGTCCAGACAGGAAGGTCTTTTCACAGGGACAGGAAGACAGGAGGCTTCTCTCGGGACTCTTTCTCCAAACACTATTGTTGTGGTGAACAGCCTGGCACTGCAGCCCAGAGACAGACACcgagaaaacaaacaatgccGCTCAGCCACAAGGTGCACTGATCGTGGGTCACGTATGCACCTCAGCGCCCCCGGAAGTACTTCCACCCAGACTTCACAACTAAAGATTACCATCACGTTCTGTGAGATTACACTATCAAACTGTTGCTGTGACAACAGGCTATACAAACTAATCTTAAAACTGTGTTCAGTCCAAATTGTTGTGCGttaatccaaaaaataaaaaaataactaaattacCCACAATTTGAATTGTGATAAAACCAATTAATAGTTATGCCgtgaaaatgacaagaaaattatgaattttaaaaaattgcaaGTAATTGTCCTTCTTTCTGTAATTGAAATTTACAACAGTTAACTGCCGCTTAAAGCTCCCCTCACATTCAGACTCCATTGTCAGGACCTTAGGCCCGAAATCTAAAATTATATGCATGTTTACCTGAGAGTTAATCTCCTCATCTTCTCCATCCATGGCCTCGTCCATCatgtcatcgtcatcatcatcatcatcactgctctCTTCATCCATCTCTCCATTGTCCTCTTCATCATCAACTATCCATGTGGCCTGGTAATCCGATGTTCCTTTGGGAACCTTCATTACGCGCTTGTGCTTCCTGGCCTCTgaacagcaaagacaaacaaaccaaagacaCATTTAGATTACTAAATGAATTGTTTCAGAAGTGTGAGCAATATAATATTATTGTCCACATTTTACTGGCTGAAGCACTGCAGCTATGTACCAAAAAAAGGGAGACACCAACATAATACACGTTGGATTAAATCAAAGCATGCGAGatgttaaaatgtgatttgtgtAACTTTTGGTTTGGCACCTTCAGCTTCCAGCAGCTCTGATTCAGTCGGCCATGTCTGCTCGCCATCCATGGGATCCACCTCAGCCTCAGTCTGCAAACTCTCCCTGCACGATGGGTCTGCTTTCATGAGCACCCGCACAGGAATCTCATCTTCATCGCCCTCCTTTGGGAAACACAGGTGACTGGGTAAATACGCTCAAACAAGCTTACATTTTGAATAGTTTTTGCCATCTTGATGTTTAGTAAGACACCAACAAAGGGAGGTTTCAAAATGTCTATTGTAAAGTAAGAGTGTACAGAGTGGAGACTTGGGATCCAACCCTTTTTGGGGACTTAGTATTACAATATGAGGCATAGTTTGTCAGCTCCCCATTAATGGCTCACATGTGTCACATTTGTCTCTTAGAGCAGGTTTAGAAGACTTTACCTGCCATAGAGCCCTGAGCTGtgaataatttatatatttcattgagAGTATGGTGTTTATAAGTggaaaagatatttttcttcCATAAAACCAGTACTCGGTGTTGACACCCAGTGGTCCTCATTTTCCTCACACTACCTGAAAATCAGCAAACACTTCGGCAAGAGTCCATATATGTCAAAATTTGCTTAAGCAAAACATAAGTATTATTTATGTCATTATTTAGAAATCATCACAATTTGTCCAATGTGTAATGCtcataaaaattaattattaatattgcTTGTACGAATGACGTAAGTTCGACATAAAAATGAGTCACCACTGTGGAGATATTTGGATGTTAATGAGAAGATTAAACGTATGCTTAAAATTTGAATGTTTAATTTCTCAGatggaaatgtgacattttttgtttgcacaCGGTAAGTTGATCAAAATCATTCCTTCACAGATGCACATGTGCTCATTTACGTAAGCACAGCAACACGAATACCAAAAAGCTGTTAGGGTAAATCATGAAAGCAGCTCCCTTATTTATTATAAGTTGTGAAGCATGCTGTGTGTAAACGTGAGGAAATGTCCCCTTTACCAGTATGCAAAGTAACTATAACTAGAAACCCCTGAAATAACTCACTCATGAAACTTAACAGCACAGAATAAAACTGATAGCTTAATTactatttgtctttttttaactcaataaataatataaacaaatacaagTGAGGAAATGTTGAACACCTACCACCATGTCAACGTCTCCTCCCTTGCCATGCTTTACTGCTCTGGTGGTTAAGTTGATGGGAAGAGGGTCTGATGGTGCATCAATCTGACTGAGTTGAAAGTCTCCATGTCCACTGATGTGCACTAGACTGTTGACCTGTAGAGGGCGGCCACGGACATACCCAGAGACACAGAGTGTACCAAGGCCGGTGGGACCACCACCTGTCCCCTCAACAGGGCTGTTTGGCATGAAAGTGATATGCTGACCCAAAAGATGAGCACGTCTGGAGCGAAAACCAagctttctctgtctctgactgccCAAGTGTCTGAGAAGAAGAGTGGCACCTTGCTCTGAATCCAGAGAGAAGAGATGGGCATCAGGGAAACGGCTCTCTGTGATCTTTGACAGGGCTCTTCTGGATTCAACTCTCTTCTTCACAGGAAGATCAGACACACCCTGGCACACCAGTGCTATGGGGGATACATAAAAGGCAATAATGAAAAGGTCTGAGAGCGTAtaccttggaaaaaaaacaaacaaacataaacatctAATACAATGTTAGTCTATCCCATTGATGGTGAGCACTGTGTTAAGTAATGCACTCACCATGGCTGGGGAGGCCCTGGGCAAAGAGGCAGGACAGACAGTAGTCTCCATAGCTGTCCCAACCTTCAGTGGAGTCCAGCACAAAAACAAGACTGTCTGCAATCTTTGCCACATCCAGTAGGGAGTGCATatcagctgcccccccccaaaaaaaacacaaaaaaattaacaaagattaaaactgaataaaaacaatccagaaatatttgtttttaaatctaaccactgtgccacttTACTTGTGACATAATATCTAAGTGTAAAGCTGTCTGCATGAATTAAGACCAAAGACGGCTCATATTAGTTCCTTTGGCAAGTTGAAAACAACATTGCTGACTCCATGTAAGGGCTGTCAGATTGTCCTTGagtgccatttttgttttgttgatgtatCTATTTAGGATTTGCACAgtttcatttctgaaatgtcaATACGTTGGTAAAACAACAGGTCTGCCACTTTATGTAATAATTAACTGCATTTGCTTTGGTTGATTTCAGTAGAATGTTTTTGGAGAAACAACTGTTCATATCATTCCCATACCTGTGCTGTGGTTAAGAAAGGTGAACCTCTGTTTAAAACGAGGCAGAATCAGCCCAAAACTGTCACTGACACCACCGATACACTGCTCCTGATGCACGACACCACCAGCTCCCTCTCCACGGAGCAGTTTGGTAATGGCACCAGCATCGACTCCAGCATGGAGAGGCACCACAGCAACCAAATGAGGTGGACCATCCCTGCTGCCTAGACGCCGCTTCTCTGTCAGGACCTAGACACATAAGGTATGTGGAAACTCAACAGCACTCATCAGAAATTCAAAGATGAGTTTTCTTGATGTGggaataatataaatattaccATGTCTTTCTTATTCCTGCGTAGCTGGTTAGCTTTGTGCCTTCTGTCCATCCTCTTTTGctcctttctctgcttttttgtAAGGGCTGTCACAGACACTCTCCCTGTGTGTCAGTTCAACACAAGTATTTACTGTCATTCAAAATCCCAAATCTAAATAGGTAATATGTATGTAggtgtgcattttcatttgcaaacCACTAACTGCACAAGAGTGGTAAAAACACCTCATAGTATTACTGCACTAACTTTCCCACAAGCGTTCCTGCTCTTTTCTGAAACGCTACGATTGCATGTAACAGCTTAATACACAGACTGTGCTGTAAAACAAACCAGATCTCTGCTGCTTTAAGGAGGCTTTCTGGTGATTTGTCATTGCTGTAATTGATTTCATTACAACCTATGTTTACACATTTCTTTGTCCCCATGAATgtaaagaacaacaaaatatgttgtttgtattattattagtattattttagACAGGACAATAACCTGACTTGTTCCTGAATGACTGATATTTAGAGTTAGTACAATTAGCGGCCACAGATGTATCATTAAACCAACAGGAGGTCTGACACAGTCATGGGTGGCCTTGAAGAGTCAGAGGACCTTAGGGTGCTGCATAGTTTCTGTTCATTTCCCACTGACTGCTGTTCATAACAGCAGACTATTCATTAGGATCGTCAGTAATTAAGTTGTGCAAGGTGAAACGATGTCGATGCTTTTAATTTCTCCCAAGCATACATTAAAGTTCAGTTTAACAGGTGATGATGACCCGCCGAAGAAGATAGATGAGTAAATGATGTACAATCGGCTCCAAT
It includes:
- the tsr1 gene encoding pre-rRNA-processing protein TSR1 homolog isoform X3; translation: MVANGEKQQGHRPGIYKQKNKGHKHGKHRTKGEIERENKGRVSVTALTKKQRKEQKRMDRRHKANQLRRNKKDMVLTEKRRLGSRDGPPHLVAVVPLHAGVDAGAITKLLRGEGAGGVVHQEQCIGGVSDSFGLILPRFKQRFTFLNHSTADMHSLLDVAKIADSLVFVLDSTEGWDSYGDYCLSCLFAQGLPSHALVCQGVSDLPVKKRVESRRALSKITESRFPDAHLFSLDSEQGATLLLRHLGSQRQRKLGFRSRRAHLLGQHITFMPNSPVEGTGGGPTGLGTLCVSGYVRGRPLQVNSLVHISGHGDFQLSQIDAPSDPLPINLTTRAVKHGKGGDVDMVEGDEDEIPVRVLMKADPSCRESLQTEAEVDPMDGEQTWPTESELLEAEEARKHKRVMKVPKGTSDYQATWIVDDEEDNGEMDEESSDDDDDDDDMMDEAMDGEDEEINSQEDEKEEEEEVCCTERAGADQRYDECMDEAAEEEGLKRYREARANEMFPDEVDTPLDAAARMRFQRYRGLKSFRSSPWDPMENLPLNYSRIFQFQSYERTRHRVLAEAAAEEEGAMVGWYVTLHIIDVPFSVMESVHSGKPLVLVSLLPHEQKMSVMHVLVRRHPSNTEPIKSKEELIFHCGFRRFRASPIFSQHTSADKHKMERFLQPDAPTVVSVYAPITFSPAGVLLFKQRNNGIQDLVAIGSLLSCDPQRVVLKRIVLSGHPFKINRRSAVVRYMFFNREDIMWFKPVELRTKWGRRGHIKEALGTHGHMKCVFDNQLRSQDTVLMNLYKRVYPRWTYDPYVPLPLPWVKRDSTLELDDLEME
- the tsr1 gene encoding pre-rRNA-processing protein TSR1 homolog isoform X1 — encoded protein: MVANGEKQQGHRPGIYKQKNKGHKHGKHRTKGEIERENKGRVSVTALTKKQRKEQKRMDRRHKANQLRRNKKDMVLTEKRRLGSRDGPPHLVAVVPLHAGVDAGAITKLLRGEGAGGVVHQEQCIGGVSDSFGLILPRFKQRFTFLNHSTADMHSLLDVAKIADSLVFVLDSTEGWDSYGDYCLSCLFAQGLPSHALVCQGVSDLPVKKRVESRRALSKITESRFPDAHLFSLDSEQGATLLLRHLGSQRQRKLGFRSRRAHLLGQHITFMPNSPVEGTGGGPTGLGTLCVSGYVRGRPLQVNSLVHISGHGDFQLSQIDAPSDPLPINLTTRAVKHGKGGDVDMVEGDEDEIPVRVLMKADPSCRESLQTEAEVDPMDGEQTWPTESELLEAEEARKHKRVMKVPKGTSDYQATWIVDDEEDNGEMDEESSDDDDDDDDMMDEAMDGEDEEINSQDLGSCCGEEEEDEKEEEEEVCCTERAGADQRYDECMDEAAEEEGLKRYREARANEMFPDEVDTPLDAAARMRFQRYRGLKSFRSSPWDPMENLPLNYSRIFQFQSYERTRHRVLAEAAAEEEGAMVGWYVTLHIIDVPFSVMESVHSGKPLVLVSLLPHEQKMSVMHVLVRRHPSNTEPIKSKEELIFHCGFRRFRASPIFSQHTSADKHKMERFLQPDAPTVVSVYAPITFSPAGVLLFKQRNNGIQDLVAIGSLLSCDPQRVVLKRIVLSGHPFKINRRSAVVRYMFFNREDIMWFKPVELRTKWGRRGHIKEALGTHGHMKCVFDNQLRSQDTVLMNLYKRVYPRWTYDPYVPLPLPWVKRDSTLELDDLEME
- the tsr1 gene encoding pre-rRNA-processing protein TSR1 homolog isoform X2; amino-acid sequence: MVANGEKQQGHRPGIYKQKNKGHKHGKHRTKGEIERENKGRVSVTALTKKQRKEQKRMDRRHKANQLRRNKKDMVLTEKRRLGSRDGPPHLVAVVPLHAGVDAGAITKLLRGEGAGGVVHQEQCIGGVSDSFGLILPRFKQRFTFLNHSTADMHSLLDVAKIADSLVFVLDSTEGWDSYGDYCLSCLFAQGLPSHALVCQGVSDLPVKKRVESRRALSKITESRFPDAHLFSLDSEQGATLLLRHLGSQRQRKLGFRSRRAHLLGQHITFMPNSPVEGTGGGPTGLGTLCVSGYVRGRPLQVNSLVHISGHGDFQLSQIDAPSDPLPINLTTRAVKHGKGGDVDMVGDEDEIPVRVLMKADPSCRESLQTEAEVDPMDGEQTWPTESELLEAEEARKHKRVMKVPKGTSDYQATWIVDDEEDNGEMDEESSDDDDDDDDMMDEAMDGEDEEINSQDLGSCCGEEEEDEKEEEEEVCCTERAGADQRYDECMDEAAEEEGLKRYREARANEMFPDEVDTPLDAAARMRFQRYRGLKSFRSSPWDPMENLPLNYSRIFQFQSYERTRHRVLAEAAAEEEGAMVGWYVTLHIIDVPFSVMESVHSGKPLVLVSLLPHEQKMSVMHVLVRRHPSNTEPIKSKEELIFHCGFRRFRASPIFSQHTSADKHKMERFLQPDAPTVVSVYAPITFSPAGVLLFKQRNNGIQDLVAIGSLLSCDPQRVVLKRIVLSGHPFKINRRSAVVRYMFFNREDIMWFKPVELRTKWGRRGHIKEALGTHGHMKCVFDNQLRSQDTVLMNLYKRVYPRWTYDPYVPLPLPWVKRDSTLELDDLEME